The following nucleotide sequence is from Vicia villosa cultivar HV-30 ecotype Madison, WI unplaced genomic scaffold, Vvil1.0 ctg.000218F_1_1, whole genome shotgun sequence.
ACGCCGAGCGGAAGCTGTTTGGCTTGGCTTGTGGAGTCTCATTATGTTCAAGTTCTCAGCCATTTTTTGGAAAATAATAATTAGTACTCAAAGAGAATGAACAAGAACAAAAGGTTTGAAAACAAAACCCATGAATAATTTTGAAAGTTCATATCTGAAACTCCTTAGAGGTGTTTTCgaatatgcacttccgaaaactcCTCCGACTGCCATTTTTGAAGCTTCAACCTAAATTGCCAAAAAATGCAAGTTTTACACCAAACAACCACATTTTACAAGTTATACTTcaacatatataaattaaattattataaacttATTATACACATGCAAAGTAGAACAAGGGATTCATAGAAACTTACTCAAATTTGGAGCTTTGAGAGTTGTTAAAATTTGTTGAAATAAGAAATTGAAATAAGTTGCAATTAGtggaaatgaatataaattagttGAAATGAACTTTGAAAGTAGATATTTTGAGGTTTTGGAACGTTTGAGTGTTTGAgtttaaaattaaaacagaatAAGGGATTCTGTCGTGGGTTTGCTGTATATATCTTAATTTGGAGGTGTATCTCCGAAAagtttaaaaacttaaaaaaataagttgtttggagatgcatctccgaaatactTCTGATCTTGACAAAAAAGTGTTTCTcacatgcatctccgaaaataccctTTAAATCCTATACCACCCATCAAAACATAGTCTAATGAACCTTGAAATCATAGGTCACAAAATTTAAAAGCCTAGCATCTTTGATTGTTATGGAAAACCGAACTGCTTTTATTCTTATCCTTTGgcgtttctttttcaaaacggtTGGGGTGCTTCTCATGTGACAATAATCATTTTACAAAGTTTTTTGAAAACTACTCCAATAGTACAAATTACTAAAACGTTTAGGTTTCAATGTAATTGTCTATAAAAGGTTATATTTGGGAATCATTTTATACGACCCTTCGCTTTGCTTACATGAATATGGCCTCTTGTTCTATTAATTCAAAGGAAAAAGAATGTGGTGCCAAACCCTTGCCAAATTGGCTTGAACTTCcgagaaaaatcacaataaacatCTTACAGAGAATTGATACCATTGACATTGTGAAAAGTGTATGTCAAGTTTGTCCTCTTTGGTGGAACATTTGTAAGGATCCTTCTCTGTGGAAAACTATTCATATGACCAGCTTCACCTGTGAACTACTTTTTCATAATGATCTGGTGAAGATTTGCCATTATGCTGTTGAAAGAAGTTGCGGTCATCTTGAAGATGTTGATATTGAATATTTTTGTACCAATGAACTCCTTGAATGCATAACTGAGaagtaattatttatattattttactttcttttttttcattcaaTTGTTAGTTTTTTAAGATCTTATTGCTGAATAATATTCTATATATGTACAATttttaatggtttttttgttcaaatttgtaAGTGGTGAAAACCTACTACGCCTGCGGCTTTTGGATTGCCAGCTAATTTCAGATAAAGGATTCAGCGCTGCTGTGAGAAAGCTTCCGCAGTTAGAGGAAGTGGACATTTCATTTTGCAACCTAGTGAAGGAATCTCTTGAAGTTCTCGGTCGATCTTGCCCTCTTTTGAAATCTTTCAAATATGTGACAAGAGGGATTGATTACTTTGGGTATTATGATGATGATAATGCAGAGGCATTTGCCATTGCTGAAACGATGTCTGGTTTACGTCATCTTAATATCAGAGGAAACCTAATCCGTGATGCAGGGTTGGTTGCAATTCTTGATGGATGTCCTCTTCTTGAGTCTCTTAACATTGCAGAGTGTGGTAATCTTCGTTTGAGTGAAAGTTTGTGGAAGAGGTGCCGTGAGCAGATAAAAAATGTGCGGCAGTGGACTCCTTTTAATGAAGAAGGTCATCTTCCTTATCAAGAGGTTTTATTAAGGACTATATTACGATCTTGTGATTTATTCTGAAATTGGTGAACTTATCGATGAGTGAAAATCAAACATATTATCATCTGTGTTGAAGGCAGTTGAAAACATGTGATGTGGTTGTGGTCTATAAATTAGAATGATTATCTATGTATTAATTTATTGATGAATGGTTATGAATTTATGATCCTGAATATTTATGATCTTGACATATTTAACATTTGAAATTGGAAGTAAACCTGCCTATTTAAATGTTTGCTTTCATAGAAATCTTAACGTTTGAATTAACACATGTTCATAATGAAGTTCTTCTTGTGTTAAAATATGTTTTCATAAGGAGATGAGGAGTATAACTCACATTATCTCTTTTGTaagaatatatataaataaaagatatCAGGGTCAATATAAACTTTTAAAGATATCAGGCTCTCTTTTATTAGAATGAATGGATCTTCGCCAACCACCTATCGTTCTAGAAATCCGTTTTACTTTAGTTATACCTACAAGAAGAAAGTCTTCCCACTAAATTGAATCACTTCTTCTAATAACAGAATTGTTACAGTTTAGGGCTTTGTGAAGTAACAAACTGTATTTAAAATTTACCAACTCAAACCAAAGAGCATTATGATCAGTAAGAAAATTTACTCAAAAAGCATAAATTAAAGACTCCAAATCTTTCACACCTAGACCATCTTTAATCTTTGGTAAGAAAATTTAATTCCGAACGAACCCAACAAATCTTGTTTGAGTCGGGGCAACCTCCCCACCAAAACTGACTATAAGGACATTTATGCTCCCGTAACTTATCTTGAAGAGATAGGACTCCTTTTTACATTTTTCTACTTCTTGAATTTTAGATCCTACAACTTGGTATGAACAACTTAGtgcatttttaataaaacaaggaTTTAATTGTGGTAAAGTAGATACTACTTTATTTATTAGACGAAAAGTTAAGCATATTCTTTTAGTTCAAATTTACAtggatgtgtcataccccaaaatttgcccgatcaagtTCGCGTCTGTTAATTTATTGAGTGTGTTAAAATTAAGGGTTGcggggtttaatatatctattgttGAACCTGATCTCTTATGAAACTCTTTTTAAACGGAGGTGTGCAATTAACAGATATTTAGGGCCCAACTGTTGGCCCATATATCTCATTCTAAGGATTTCTTCTTCACCATTTTTTATTCTACTACACTTATTTACTCATTTTTATGCATGTTTATATTTTactaactaatattatttaattatttgttattatAGAACCATTAaccttttttattattaattaattaggaaTTAATATACATTAGGAATTAATATACATTAGttataagtttgttaataatattattattgttattaggaccatttttagtctttttatgattattaagttaattgggcaataggcccattagatgtaaaaaaaccctaatttgactaatataaa
It contains:
- the LOC131625506 gene encoding putative F-box/LRR-repeat protein 23, with translation MASCSINSKEKECGAKPLPNWLELPRKITINILQRIDTIDIVKSVCQVCPLWWNICKDPSLWKTIHMTSFTCELLFHNDLVKICHYAVERSCGHLEDVDIEYFCTNELLECITENGENLLRLRLLDCQLISDKGFSAAVRKLPQLEEVDISFCNLVKESLEVLGRSCPLLKSFKYVTRGIDYFGYYDDDNAEAFAIAETMSGLRHLNIRGNLIRDAGLVAILDGCPLLESLNIAECGNLRLSESLWKRCREQIKNVRQWTPFNEEGHLPYQEVLLRTILRSCDLF